ttatcatttttatataaaaaatattgtgAATCGTTTCTTAtgaaatttatattttccttactgttattttttttgcaACTATTTGATACATTGGATTTacttatattataattattattatatatatattcatgATTCATTccaatattaatatttttattgctcgaatattttttataatcattaCTACTAATACGGTTGACAATTTGATTAAATGATGATTCATTTTTAGGTGCGATATTATCTTTTACCATACAAACATTTTTCTTATGATGCTGATCATTAtgttgtatatatttattatgaaatGTATTAGTTTGATAATTTATGTTTTCATTATAACcataatttaaaaatatgttatcatcattattagTTTCTTCatcctttttattaaatagggaatgatttatattatatggagtatttttattattacttatGTTATAGTCTCTATCTCCTTTtgttgataatatatatttacttgTTTGTATATGATCAGAACTGATATCATTATGTTCCACGTGATAATTCTTATGATCATATGTGTTATCACATTCTTGTAACATATCAGgtgatatattttttttcaatttaataataatttcatttttttcttttaactctttttcataatgaactataatatcatttttttgaataCAGCCCACTTTTAaattttcaatttttttttttaaatttatattttctttcattaaataattaataacATTCAAATATTTGTTTAACAATAATTTAGCATTTACCTTTTGATTAGTAGAATAATCAAttattaattctttatttattaattt
This region of Plasmodium gaboni strain SY75 chromosome 12, whole genome shotgun sequence genomic DNA includes:
- a CDS encoding hypothetical protein (conserved Plasmodium protein, unknown function), translating into MSKNKKSIITSFTTKLQEKVKEEKKSNNKINNDVMKLINKELIIDYSTNQKVNAKLLLNKYLNVINYLMKENINLKKKIENLKVGCIQKNDIIVHYEKELKEKNEIIIKLKKNISPDMLQECDNTYDHKNYHVEHNDISSDHIQTSKYILSTKGDRDYNISNNKNTPYNINHSLFNKKDEETNNDDNIFLNYGYNENINYQTNTFHNKYIQHNDQHHKKNVCMVKDNIAPKNESSFNQIVNRISSNDYKKYSSNKNINIGMNHEYIYNNNYNISKSNVSNSCKKNNSKENINFIRNDSQYFLYKNDNLSNDDKYIDELDNLINNSKSVHNMITPEHLNKCDIQCNNKDEENIIIYDYSKETTISSSDGEQENDISQNCDTQDPKYKTNNDYTIKTTQIINNKINDNNNNNDIYNGMHKSKDHINKISFMEVDKRIINKKNDNDVKTITHEHDIIKDDKTYDTSSEKNIKLLEKSTENEEDDDNYEDLENIMSTILKLRKNA